The Acidiferrobacteraceae bacterium genome contains a region encoding:
- a CDS encoding fructosamine kinase family protein has translation MPDWKEISAHISSASGEPFNAPRRRSVGGGSINAAHVLEDGEHSYFVKLNDAHLLDMFEAEAAGLEELRSANAIRVPHAVCSGISKGQCYLVLEYIPLGGKGNGRALGEQLAALHRKQSDRFGWIRDNTIGSTPQPNPPDSDWVAFYREHRLGFQYRLAQSNGAGGRLLDAGEELMDRLGEFFSDHTPTPSLLHGDLWGGNWSSDRDGNPVIFDPAVYYGDREADIAMTELFGGFPGDFYSAYNQAWQLDSGYAKRKTLYNLYHVLNHFNLFGGGYLFQAEHMTKSLLSELR, from the coding sequence ATGCCTGATTGGAAGGAAATCTCCGCCCATATCTCGTCCGCGAGCGGGGAACCGTTCAATGCCCCGCGCCGGCGCTCCGTCGGTGGGGGCTCCATCAATGCCGCCCATGTACTCGAGGACGGCGAACATAGTTATTTCGTCAAACTCAATGATGCGCATCTGCTGGACATGTTCGAGGCCGAAGCGGCGGGGCTGGAGGAACTGCGCTCCGCGAATGCGATCCGCGTGCCCCACGCGGTATGTTCCGGTATCAGCAAAGGACAGTGCTACCTGGTGCTGGAATACATCCCCCTCGGCGGCAAAGGTAATGGCCGCGCCCTGGGCGAGCAACTTGCCGCCCTGCATCGCAAGCAATCGGATCGATTCGGCTGGATCCGCGACAACACGATCGGATCGACTCCCCAGCCCAATCCGCCGGATTCTGACTGGGTAGCGTTCTACCGCGAACACAGGCTGGGCTTTCAATATCGCCTGGCGCAATCCAACGGCGCCGGTGGCCGCCTTCTCGACGCCGGCGAAGAGCTGATGGACCGCCTGGGTGAATTCTTCAGCGACCACACGCCGACGCCATCGTTGCTGCACGGGGATCTGTGGGGCGGCAACTGGTCCAGCGATCGCGACGGCAACCCGGTGATCTTCGATCCGGCGGTGTACTACGGCGACCGCGAGGCCGATATTGCCATGACGGAATTGTTTGGCGGCTTTCCCGGGGATTTCTATTCCGCCTACAACCAGGCCTGGCAGCTCGACTCCGGCTACGCGAAGCGCAAGACACTCTACAACCTGTACCACGTCCTCAATCACTTCAATCTGTTTGGCGGCGGCTATCTTTTCCAGGCGGAACACATGACGAAGTCCCTGTTGAGTGAGCTGCGCTAG
- a CDS encoding PfkB family carbohydrate kinase: MKQPVIYGEVLFDRFPDGSAVLGGAPFNVAWHLQGFGLQPLFISRVGSDAAGDAVVEAMQAWGMDATGVQHDDAYPTGAVEVSLQDGQPRFDILSAQAYDYIDGSEIPSLGDTPLIYYGTLIARSRVSREGLETLRRKCVAPGFVDINLRPPWWTPEVVEHALRDAHWAKLNQDELSTLAGRDISRETLAPAARDLCAQHALEFAIVTLGEAGAAIVGSQTEEFASSPPVQNLVDTVGAGDAFSAVSIAGLVQRWPLDVLLRRALAFAARICEQRGATRNDPALYESTVEAWQRE; encoded by the coding sequence ATGAAGCAGCCAGTCATCTACGGCGAAGTCCTGTTCGATCGCTTCCCCGACGGAAGCGCCGTGCTCGGCGGTGCGCCTTTCAACGTTGCCTGGCATCTGCAGGGTTTCGGCCTGCAGCCCCTGTTCATCAGCCGCGTTGGTAGCGACGCCGCCGGCGATGCAGTGGTGGAGGCCATGCAGGCCTGGGGCATGGACGCGACAGGCGTCCAGCATGACGATGCCTATCCTACCGGCGCAGTAGAAGTCAGCCTCCAGGACGGCCAGCCCCGGTTCGATATTCTCTCCGCCCAGGCCTACGACTATATCGACGGCAGCGAGATTCCTTCGCTTGGAGATACGCCGCTGATCTACTATGGAACATTGATCGCCCGGTCCCGCGTGTCTCGCGAAGGTCTGGAAACCCTGCGACGCAAGTGCGTGGCACCCGGTTTCGTTGATATCAACCTGCGCCCGCCCTGGTGGACACCGGAAGTGGTCGAACACGCCTTGCGTGACGCGCACTGGGCGAAGCTCAATCAGGACGAACTCAGCACGCTGGCCGGGCGGGATATCAGTCGGGAAACGCTTGCCCCGGCGGCACGCGACTTGTGCGCGCAACACGCGTTGGAGTTTGCCATCGTCACTCTGGGCGAGGCCGGCGCGGCGATTGTTGGTTCGCAAACCGAAGAGTTCGCCAGCAGCCCGCCGGTGCAGAATCTCGTCGACACGGTCGGTGCCGGCGATGCCTTCAGCGCGGTGAGCATTGCCGGTTTGGTGCAGCGGTGGCCGCTGGACGTGTTGCTACGCCGCGCGCTTGCCTTCGCCGCGCGCATCTGCGAACAACGCGGCGCTACGCGCAACGATCCCGCCCTGTATGAATCCACGGTGGAGGCGTGGCAGCGTGAGTGA
- a CDS encoding HAD-IIB family hydrolase, producing the protein MSEQESAGLYLVLLSVHGLIRGHNTELGRDADTGGQVKYVIELARALAAHPDVERVDLITRQVIDPRVDADYAEPLEELAPGAFIVRLPCGPRRYLRKEVLWPHLDSLADAVLQHTRQVGRRPDVIHSHYADAGYVGTRVAQLLGVPLIHTGHSLGRVKHERLLESGIKESTIENQYNMSQRIEAEEIVLGNAALVVVSTNQEVEEQYSQYENYHRKRMQVIPPGVDLERFHRPHRFEKMAHLESVLERFLADPGKPLIFALSRADPRKNIATLIRAYGENAELREAANLLVIAGNRDDIRSMEKGAAEVLDEMLLLIDRYDLHGQIAYPKHHEPNDVPEYYRLAAQRHGVFVNPALTEPFGLTLIEAAASGLPIVATNDGGPRDIVAFCKNGQLVDPLDADAIGEALLAAVSDRPRWRQWSRNGMKGVLAHYSWEGHVNKYLREVRKILRSPRPSAPSRTSPSRLPGIDRLLVCDIDNTLLGDPDGLQDLLTELQAAGQNVGFAVATGRRLDSALQVLRQWKVPTPDLLITAVGSEIYYGNGLIVDTGWHSHINYRWKPEAIREAMSEVPGLRLQPRTEQREFKISYFADPKTMPSIREIRRHLRKLDLHLKLIYSHGAYLDLLPIRASKGLAVRYLAMKWNIPQEALLVAGDSGNDEEMLTGNTLGVVVGNFSDELERLRGQPRVYFAEQAYARGVLEGIHAYNFFESIRIPEET; encoded by the coding sequence GTGAGTGAACAAGAGTCTGCCGGTCTCTATCTGGTTCTGTTGAGCGTGCATGGCCTGATTCGGGGTCACAACACGGAATTGGGGAGGGACGCCGACACCGGTGGTCAGGTCAAATACGTCATCGAACTGGCCCGCGCGCTGGCGGCCCATCCCGATGTCGAGCGCGTGGACCTGATCACGCGCCAGGTCATCGACCCGCGGGTAGATGCTGACTACGCCGAGCCCCTGGAAGAACTGGCGCCCGGCGCGTTCATCGTCCGGCTTCCCTGCGGGCCGAGGCGATACCTGCGCAAGGAGGTGCTCTGGCCCCACCTCGACTCCCTGGCGGATGCTGTCCTGCAGCACACGCGACAGGTGGGAAGAAGGCCCGACGTCATCCATAGTCATTATGCCGACGCCGGCTATGTCGGTACCCGCGTTGCCCAGCTGCTGGGCGTACCTCTGATCCATACCGGCCATTCCCTCGGACGGGTCAAGCACGAGCGCCTGCTGGAAAGCGGCATCAAGGAAAGCACCATCGAAAATCAATACAACATGAGCCAGCGCATCGAGGCCGAAGAGATCGTGCTGGGAAACGCGGCCCTGGTGGTCGTCAGCACAAACCAGGAAGTCGAGGAACAGTACAGCCAGTACGAAAACTACCACCGCAAGCGCATGCAGGTAATCCCACCCGGAGTGGATCTGGAGCGCTTCCATCGTCCCCATCGGTTCGAAAAAATGGCCCACCTGGAGTCGGTGCTGGAACGTTTTCTCGCGGACCCGGGAAAACCGCTGATCTTCGCGCTGTCCCGCGCCGATCCACGCAAGAACATCGCAACCCTGATTCGCGCCTATGGCGAGAATGCGGAATTGCGCGAGGCGGCAAATCTGCTGGTCATCGCCGGCAACCGGGACGATATCCGTTCGATGGAGAAGGGCGCGGCGGAAGTACTCGACGAGATGCTCCTCCTTATCGACCGGTACGACCTGCACGGTCAGATCGCCTATCCCAAGCACCACGAACCGAACGACGTGCCCGAGTACTATCGCCTGGCCGCCCAGCGCCATGGGGTATTCGTCAATCCGGCGCTGACCGAACCGTTCGGCCTGACCCTGATCGAGGCCGCGGCCAGCGGTCTGCCCATTGTCGCCACCAACGACGGCGGCCCGCGCGACATCGTCGCATTCTGCAAGAATGGTCAACTGGTCGATCCCCTGGATGCCGATGCCATCGGTGAGGCCCTGCTCGCGGCGGTCAGCGATCGCCCCCGGTGGCGGCAATGGTCGCGCAACGGGATGAAGGGTGTGCTTGCGCACTACAGCTGGGAAGGACACGTAAACAAGTACCTACGCGAGGTGAGGAAGATTCTCCGCTCGCCGCGACCGTCCGCGCCTTCGCGTACCAGTCCCAGCCGTCTACCGGGTATCGACCGCCTGCTGGTGTGCGACATCGACAATACCCTGCTCGGCGATCCGGATGGCCTGCAGGACCTCCTCACCGAGTTACAGGCGGCGGGACAGAATGTTGGCTTTGCTGTAGCCACCGGGCGTCGTCTCGACAGTGCGCTGCAGGTGCTGCGCCAGTGGAAGGTACCGACGCCGGATCTCCTGATCACTGCCGTCGGCAGCGAGATCTACTACGGGAACGGCCTGATCGTGGATACCGGCTGGCACAGCCATATCAACTACCGATGGAAACCTGAGGCCATTCGCGAGGCCATGAGCGAGGTCCCGGGCCTTCGCCTGCAACCGAGGACGGAGCAGCGTGAGTTCAAGATCAGCTATTTTGCCGATCCCAAGACCATGCCGTCCATCCGCGAGATCCGCCGCCATCTGCGCAAGCTTGATCTGCACCTGAAGCTGATCTATTCCCACGGCGCCTATCTTGATCTCCTGCCCATCCGGGCGTCCAAGGGTCTGGCCGTTCGCTACCTGGCCATGAAATGGAACATTCCCCAAGAGGCACTGCTCGTGGCTGGCGATTCTGGTAACGATGAGGAGATGCTGACCGGCAACACCCTGGGCGTGGTCGTCGGCAACTTCAGCGACGAGCTCGAGCGGCTTCGTGGACAGCCCCGCGTCTATTTTGCCGAGCAGGCGTACGCGCGCGGTGTACTTGAGGGCATTCATGCCTATAATTTCTTCGAAAGCATCCGGATCCCTGAAGAGACCTGA
- a CDS encoding sucrose synthase, with amino-acid sequence MNELVDFFASHRESVHMLLRHYLAMERPFLLQSDLIDEFHKLCEQGEHAVLLDSTVSRAMSVAQEAVTSAPWICVAFRPSIGRWNYVRFNAELTEAEEIDVGQFLAFKESVARGRGHDADPWALEVDLGPFNREFPRMRETRSIGRGAEFLNRQLSSTLFRDVEKGEKQLLEFLRLHQYDGMQMMLSSRIDNIETLRRNLRSADEFLAEQAADADWDAVLPRMESLGFERGWGRTVAQMRDTMGLLSEILEAPDPSILENFLGRIPMIFNIAILSPHGYFGQANVLGLPDTGGQVVYILDQVRALEREMRRRLAEQGIDIEPQIVVVTRLIPEAGDTTCDQRLEHIAGTRNARILRVPFRGPAGDVIPHWISRFEVWPYLEQFTDDVEKELLAELGARPDMVIGNYSDGNLVATLLSRRLGVTQCNIAHALEKTKYLYSDLYWKENESHYHFSSQFTADLIAMNAADFIITSTYQEIAGRADSVGQYESYHSFAMPELYRVVNGINVFDPKFNIVSPGADAEIYFAYGDQGRRLTGLHDEIEELIYGGPMEHAVGEFADREKPLLFTMARLDRIKNITGLVEWYGKSKRLQGVANLLVVAGHVTVEESGDAEEREQIQRMQSLIEEYQLNGKIRWLGMHLDKNLAGELYRVIADHGGAFAQPAVFEAFGLTVIEAMASGLPTFATRYGGPLEIIEDGVSGFHIDPNHGEEAANIMAEFFERCANDPGYWQLIASGSLHRVAARYTWDLYADRLMTLSRIYGFWKYVTNLERAETRRYLEMFYALQFRPGMLAMAGG; translated from the coding sequence ATGAATGAGCTCGTAGATTTTTTCGCTTCCCACCGGGAGAGCGTGCACATGCTGCTGCGCCATTACCTGGCGATGGAACGGCCGTTCCTGCTGCAGTCGGACCTGATCGATGAATTCCACAAACTGTGCGAGCAGGGCGAACACGCCGTGCTGCTGGACAGCACCGTCTCCCGCGCCATGTCCGTCGCGCAGGAGGCGGTCACGTCCGCGCCGTGGATCTGTGTTGCGTTCCGTCCTTCCATTGGCCGCTGGAACTACGTGCGTTTCAATGCCGAACTGACCGAAGCGGAAGAGATCGACGTCGGCCAGTTTCTTGCGTTCAAGGAAAGCGTGGCCCGGGGTCGTGGCCATGACGCGGACCCCTGGGCACTGGAAGTGGACCTGGGTCCATTCAACCGTGAATTTCCGCGCATGCGGGAAACGCGATCCATCGGCCGCGGCGCCGAGTTTCTGAACCGCCAGTTGTCCAGCACCCTGTTCCGCGACGTGGAAAAGGGTGAGAAGCAGTTGCTCGAATTCCTGCGCCTGCACCAGTACGACGGCATGCAGATGATGTTGTCCTCGCGCATCGACAACATCGAAACGCTGCGCCGAAACCTGCGTTCGGCTGACGAATTTCTGGCTGAACAAGCCGCCGACGCCGACTGGGATGCGGTGTTGCCGAGAATGGAGTCCCTGGGCTTTGAGCGTGGGTGGGGCCGAACAGTCGCGCAGATGCGGGACACCATGGGCCTTTTGTCCGAGATCCTGGAGGCACCGGATCCGTCGATTCTGGAAAACTTCCTCGGCCGCATCCCGATGATCTTCAACATCGCGATCCTGTCGCCCCACGGCTATTTCGGACAGGCCAATGTGCTTGGACTGCCGGATACCGGCGGTCAGGTGGTGTACATCCTCGATCAGGTCCGGGCACTGGAAAGGGAAATGCGTCGCCGTCTGGCGGAGCAGGGTATTGATATCGAGCCGCAGATCGTCGTTGTGACACGACTGATCCCTGAGGCCGGAGACACGACCTGCGACCAGCGTCTGGAACACATTGCCGGTACACGCAATGCGCGTATCCTGCGTGTTCCATTTCGCGGACCGGCAGGCGATGTTATCCCCCACTGGATTTCCCGATTTGAAGTCTGGCCCTATCTGGAGCAATTCACGGACGACGTGGAAAAGGAATTGTTGGCGGAGCTGGGTGCACGCCCCGATATGGTCATCGGAAACTACTCGGACGGCAATCTGGTGGCGACCCTGTTGTCGCGTCGCCTGGGCGTTACCCAGTGCAATATCGCCCATGCCCTGGAAAAGACCAAATACCTGTACTCGGACCTGTATTGGAAAGAAAACGAATCCCACTATCACTTTTCAAGTCAGTTCACGGCTGACCTGATCGCCATGAACGCCGCCGACTTCATCATTACCAGCACCTACCAGGAGATCGCGGGCCGGGCCGACAGCGTCGGGCAGTATGAGAGCTATCACTCCTTCGCCATGCCCGAGCTGTACCGGGTTGTCAACGGCATCAATGTGTTCGACCCGAAATTCAATATTGTATCGCCGGGCGCGGATGCCGAGATCTACTTCGCCTATGGCGATCAGGGGCGACGGCTGACCGGTCTGCATGACGAGATCGAGGAGTTGATTTACGGTGGTCCAATGGAACATGCGGTGGGTGAGTTCGCAGACCGCGAAAAACCCTTGTTGTTCACCATGGCGCGACTGGACCGGATCAAGAACATTACCGGCCTGGTGGAGTGGTACGGGAAATCCAAACGGCTGCAGGGGGTCGCGAACCTGCTCGTCGTGGCGGGTCATGTGACGGTCGAGGAATCGGGCGATGCCGAGGAGCGCGAACAGATCCAGCGTATGCAGTCCCTGATCGAGGAGTATCAACTGAATGGCAAGATCCGCTGGCTGGGCATGCACCTGGACAAGAATCTCGCCGGAGAACTGTATCGGGTCATCGCCGACCATGGCGGCGCCTTTGCGCAACCGGCGGTGTTTGAGGCCTTCGGACTGACTGTGATCGAGGCCATGGCCTCCGGCCTGCCGACCTTTGCCACGCGTTATGGCGGGCCGCTGGAAATCATCGAGGACGGGGTCTCAGGATTTCACATCGATCCCAATCATGGGGAAGAGGCGGCCAACATCATGGCCGAGTTCTTTGAGCGTTGCGCGAACGATCCGGGATACTGGCAGCTGATCGCATCGGGTTCCTTGCACCGCGTGGCGGCCCGCTACACCTGGGACCTCTATGCTGACCGCCTGATGACGCTGTCGCGCATTTATGGTTTCTGGAAATACGTCACCAATCTGGAGCGGGCGGAAACACGCCGCTACCTGGAGATGTTCTACGCCCTGCAGTTCCGGCCGGGGATGCTGGCAATGGCGGGGGGCTAG
- the mtnA gene encoding S-methyl-5-thioribose-1-phosphate isomerase: MSASDNQIPYDKIRAMEWRDGKLALIDQRLLPGEHVVLELETVEQVAQAITDMVVRGAPAIGITAAYGVVLAARARYGQDPQGWQKAMQADLDLLKAARPTAVNLAWAVNKMALVIATFTDAMNPEPTLLSVARGIHMDDIAANQAMGRMGAARIEPGSAVLTHCNTGALATGGYGTALGVIRAGFAAGRIQQVYADETRPWLQGARLTAWELRQEEIPVTLIADSAAAFLMKQGKVQWFIVGADRVAANGDVANKIGTYAGALAARQLGVKVMVVAPLSTVDMTTASGSEIPIESRPGEEIRACGGQAVAPSGVETWNPAFDITPAELVDILVTEGGVVEHPDREKMASLMGKKAV; encoded by the coding sequence ATGAGCGCCAGCGACAACCAAATCCCCTACGACAAGATCCGCGCCATGGAATGGCGCGACGGCAAGCTCGCGCTTATTGACCAGCGTCTGCTGCCGGGCGAGCACGTCGTGCTTGAACTCGAAACCGTGGAGCAGGTCGCGCAGGCGATCACGGACATGGTGGTACGCGGCGCACCGGCGATCGGGATTACCGCCGCCTACGGCGTGGTGCTCGCGGCCCGCGCACGTTATGGCCAGGACCCGCAAGGATGGCAAAAGGCAATGCAGGCGGACCTGGATCTGCTCAAGGCCGCGCGCCCTACGGCGGTAAACCTGGCATGGGCCGTCAACAAGATGGCGTTGGTGATTGCGACCTTTACCGATGCGATGAATCCCGAGCCGACCCTGCTGTCCGTTGCCCGTGGCATTCACATGGATGATATTGCCGCGAATCAGGCCATGGGACGGATGGGGGCAGCCCGTATCGAACCGGGAAGTGCAGTGCTGACCCATTGCAATACCGGTGCCCTGGCCACCGGGGGTTATGGCACCGCTCTTGGGGTGATCCGCGCGGGCTTTGCCGCTGGCCGCATTCAGCAGGTATACGCGGACGAGACCCGCCCCTGGTTGCAGGGCGCACGACTGACGGCGTGGGAGCTCCGGCAGGAGGAGATTCCGGTGACGCTGATCGCCGACTCGGCGGCGGCGTTTCTGATGAAGCAGGGCAAGGTGCAGTGGTTCATCGTTGGTGCCGACCGCGTTGCCGCCAATGGCGACGTTGCCAACAAGATCGGGACCTACGCCGGGGCGCTGGCGGCGCGGCAACTGGGGGTGAAGGTCATGGTGGTGGCGCCGCTGTCGACCGTGGACATGACGACCGCGTCCGGCAGCGAGATCCCGATAGAGTCCCGGCCGGGGGAGGAGATCCGTGCCTGTGGCGGCCAGGCCGTTGCGCCGTCGGGGGTCGAGACCTGGAATCCGGCCTTCGATATCACCCCGGCCGAACTGGTGGATATCCTCGTGACCGAGGGCGGTGTGGTGGAGCACCCTGACCGGGAGAAAATGGCCTCGTTGATGGGGAAAAAGGCCGTCTAG
- the gyrA gene encoding DNA gyrase subunit A, with the protein MTDPFAKETIPVNLEDEMRQSYLDYAMSVIVGRALPDVRDGMKPVHRRVLYAMHELSNDYNKPYKKSARVVGDVIGKYHPHGDAAVYDTIVRMAQDFSLRYPLVDGQGNFGSIDGDPPAAMRYTEIRMARIAHELLADLEKETVDYSPNYDGTEQIPDVMPTKLPNLLVNGAAGIAVGMATNIPTHNLTEVVDACLAMLDNENISVDELIKIIPGPDFPTGGIINGVRGIREAYRTGRGRIYIRAKVDIETEDKSGRQRIVVSELPYQVNKARLLERIAELVKEGKLEGITGLRDESDKRGMRMVIELKRGEVADVVVNNLYQHTALQNVFGINMVALDQGQPRLFNLRQTIEAFLRHRREVVTRRTIFDLRKSRERAHVLEGLAVALENIDRIIALIKAAKDPAEAKAQLVKQVWPAKQVSKLLAQSDTAISRPEDLPAIYGLTKEGYRLSEAQAQAILDLRLHRLTGLEQEKIHGEYNDILVRIGDLLEILQNPERLRSVIQEELTSLRDQYGDQRRTQIVEREQELSMEDLIAEEDVVVTLSHAGYIKSQSLGEYRAQKRGGRGKTATRMKEEDFVDKLFIVNTHDTILCFSSRGKVYWLKVYEIPVASRGARGKPIVNLLPLEDGEHVNAILPIRGYEPGKFVFMTTSDGTVKKTALTEFSRPRSNGIIAIDLVNGNRLVGVGITDGSCDILLFNDAGKSVRFQEADVRPMGRTARGVRGMALKGKQSVISQIIACDDAGADYMVLTATSNGFGKRTMLDEFPRHKRGGQGVISIQVNDKRGHVVGACLTQPGSEMMLITSGGTLIRTYTNEISTQGRNTQGVRLIGLGEGEYLVGMDEIVETEVGDVGE; encoded by the coding sequence ATGACAGATCCCTTCGCCAAGGAAACCATCCCGGTCAATCTCGAAGACGAGATGCGCCAGTCGTATCTCGACTACGCCATGAGCGTCATCGTCGGACGCGCCTTGCCCGATGTGCGCGATGGCATGAAGCCCGTCCATCGGCGCGTGCTCTATGCCATGCACGAGCTCTCCAACGACTACAACAAGCCGTACAAGAAGTCCGCCCGCGTCGTTGGCGATGTCATCGGTAAGTATCACCCGCACGGCGATGCAGCCGTGTACGACACCATCGTTCGCATGGCGCAGGATTTCTCACTGCGCTACCCGCTGGTCGATGGGCAGGGCAACTTCGGTTCCATTGATGGCGATCCGCCGGCGGCCATGCGCTACACCGAGATCCGCATGGCACGCATTGCCCACGAGCTGCTGGCGGATCTGGAAAAGGAAACGGTCGACTACTCGCCCAACTACGATGGCACGGAACAGATTCCCGATGTCATGCCGACCAAGCTGCCGAACCTGCTGGTCAATGGCGCGGCCGGCATTGCCGTGGGGATGGCAACCAACATTCCCACCCACAATCTGACCGAAGTGGTCGATGCCTGTCTGGCGATGCTGGACAACGAAAACATCAGCGTAGACGAACTAATCAAAATCATTCCGGGGCCGGATTTTCCCACGGGCGGAATCATCAATGGCGTGCGCGGCATCCGCGAGGCGTATCGCACCGGCCGCGGTCGCATCTACATCCGTGCGAAGGTCGACATCGAGACCGAAGACAAGAGCGGGCGGCAGCGCATCGTTGTCAGCGAGCTTCCCTATCAGGTGAACAAGGCGAGACTGCTGGAGCGCATCGCCGAACTGGTGAAGGAAGGCAAGCTGGAAGGGATCACCGGATTGCGGGACGAGTCCGACAAGCGTGGCATGCGCATGGTGATCGAACTCAAACGCGGCGAGGTCGCGGACGTCGTTGTAAACAACCTGTACCAGCACACCGCATTGCAGAATGTATTCGGGATCAACATGGTTGCCCTGGATCAGGGCCAGCCGCGACTATTCAATCTGCGTCAGACAATCGAGGCCTTCCTGCGTCACCGCCGCGAAGTCGTCACCCGGCGCACAATCTTCGATTTGCGCAAGTCACGCGAACGGGCCCATGTGCTGGAAGGACTCGCGGTGGCGCTGGAGAACATCGACCGCATCATCGCCCTGATCAAGGCAGCGAAGGATCCGGCGGAGGCCAAGGCGCAACTGGTGAAGCAGGTATGGCCTGCGAAGCAGGTTTCCAAGCTGTTGGCACAAAGCGATACGGCCATCTCCCGGCCGGAGGACCTGCCCGCAATCTATGGTCTGACCAAGGAGGGATATCGTCTGTCCGAGGCCCAGGCCCAAGCCATCCTGGATCTGCGACTGCACCGCCTGACCGGCCTCGAGCAGGAAAAGATCCATGGGGAGTACAACGATATCCTGGTCCGAATCGGCGACCTGCTGGAGATCCTGCAGAATCCGGAGCGTTTACGCAGCGTCATCCAGGAGGAACTGACCAGCCTGCGTGATCAGTACGGCGATCAACGCCGCACCCAGATTGTGGAACGCGAACAGGAACTGAGCATGGAAGACCTGATCGCGGAAGAGGACGTCGTGGTGACCCTTTCCCACGCCGGGTACATCAAGTCGCAGTCCCTGGGCGAATACCGGGCACAGAAACGTGGCGGTCGCGGCAAGACGGCGACGCGCATGAAAGAAGAGGATTTTGTCGACAAGCTTTTCATCGTCAACACCCACGATACCATTCTGTGTTTCTCGAGCCGGGGCAAGGTGTACTGGCTCAAGGTATATGAGATTCCCGTGGCCAGCCGCGGCGCCCGCGGCAAGCCCATCGTCAATCTCTTGCCCCTGGAAGACGGTGAGCATGTCAATGCCATCCTGCCCATCCGTGGCTACGAACCGGGCAAGTTTGTATTCATGACGACCTCGGATGGCACGGTAAAGAAAACTGCGCTTACGGAATTCTCGCGGCCCCGGTCCAATGGCATCATTGCCATCGACCTGGTGAACGGAAACCGTCTGGTGGGCGTCGGGATCACGGACGGCTCCTGCGACATTCTATTGTTCAACGATGCGGGCAAGTCGGTTCGCTTTCAGGAAGCGGACGTTCGCCCGATGGGTCGTACCGCGCGCGGCGTGCGCGGAATGGCGTTGAAGGGGAAACAAAGTGTGATTTCCCAGATCATCGCCTGCGACGATGCTGGCGCGGATTACATGGTACTCACGGCCACCAGCAACGGGTTTGGCAAACGCACGATGCTCGACGAGTTCCCGCGGCACAAGCGGGGTGGCCAGGGTGTGATTTCCATTCAGGTGAATGACAAGCGTGGTCACGTGGTCGGGGCCTGTCTTACACAGCCGGGCAGCGAGATGATGCTGATCACCAGCGGCGGTACCCTGATCCGCACCTATACTAACGAAATCTCGACCCAGGGGCGGAACACGCAGGGCGTGCGGCTGATCGGACTGGGCGAGGGTGAATACCTGGTGGGCATGGACGAAATCGTGGAAACGGAAGTCGGAGATGTCGGCGAGTAG